Proteins from a genomic interval of Lolium perenne isolate Kyuss_39 chromosome 1, Kyuss_2.0, whole genome shotgun sequence:
- the LOC127316111 gene encoding UDP-D-xylose:L-fucose alpha-1,3-D-xylosyltransferase MGP4 → MSLHQRPHQKPPGGDSLPISTAAANADLPSRPFPLLTLPYLFSLLALLLLLALLFPWGPPRHAAPASPWRSYTLQDAAAFAAAAGNGTIILAAVSGPYLPFLSNWLISVRRAGRADQVLVIAEDYETLERINAAWPGHAVLVPPAPDAQAAHKFGSQGFFNFTSRRPRHLLQILELGYAVMYNDVDMVWLADPFPYIVGTHDVYFMDDMTEVKPLDHSHALPPPGKKGRPYICSCMIYLQPTEGAKLLLRKWIEELKEQPWSKKVKSNDQPAFNWALLKTVGQVDVYLLPQSAFPTGGLYFKNKTWVKETKGKHVIIHNNYITGFEKKIKRFRDHKLWLVDEHSDESPLGKL, encoded by the exons ATGTCGCTCCACCAGCGGCCGCACCAGAAGCCGCCGGGCGGCGACTCCCTCCCCATCTCCACCGCCGCAGCCAACGCAGACCTTCCTTCCCGGCCATTCCCCCTCCTCACGCTCCCCTACCTCTTCTCCCttctcgcgctcctcctcctcctcgccctccTCTTCCCCTGGGGGCCGCCCCGCCACGCCGCCCCGGCCTCCCCGTGGCGCTCCTACACGCTCCAggacgccgcagccttcgccgCGGCGGCCGGCAACGGCACCATCATCCTCGCCGCCGTCTCCGGGCCCTACCTCCCCTTCCTCTCCAACTGGCTCATCAGCGTCCGCCGCGCCGGCCGCGCCGACCAAGTGCTCGTCATCGCCGAGGACTACGAGACCCTCGAGCGCATCAATGCCGCCTGGCCAGGCCACGCCGTCCTCGTGCCGCCCGCGCCCGACGCCCAGGCCGCTCACAAGTTCGGATCCCAG GGGTTCTTCAACTTCACCTCGCGGCGGCCGCGTCACCTGCTGCAGATTCTTGAGCTGGGGTACGCCGTCATGTACAACGACGTCGACATGGTCTGGCTTGCCGACCCGTTTCCATACATCGTCGGCACTCATGACGTGTACTTCATGGACGATATGACTGAG GTGAAGCCCCTAGATCATTCACATGCTCTGCCGCCGCCAGGTAAGAAGGGGCGGCCATACATTTGCAGCTGTATGATCTACCTGCAGCCAACAGAAGGGGCAAAGCTGTTGCTGAGGAAGTGGATCGAGGAGCTCAAGGAGCAGCCCTGGTCCAAGAAAGTGAAATCAAATGATCAGCCAGCATTCAACTGGGCTTTGCTAAAGACTGTCGGCCAG GTGGATGTGTACCTACTACCCCAATCTGCTTTTCCAACTGGAGGTCTATATTTCAAGAATAAAACATGGGTCAAGGAGACGAAGGGCAAACATGTCATTATACATAACAACTACATAACAGGGTTTGAGAAGAAGATAAAACGCTTCCGCGATCATAAGCTCTGGCTGGTGGATGAACACAGTGACGAGTCACCGCTTGGTAAACTATGA
- the LOC139831138 gene encoding uncharacterized protein, with protein MCTQIHLSSFSSSQENQPSHLCVEMGQVVAKANQGAEQATQKTVKDGKVVPKPSEAKELINFMGKNYETKVQSAKTFDEFYHAIYELIEMFCEERGQLQYKMPSKKRLEDAYKAVHPNGTANLSKTDFMKITENIITMDSFTFGKAALDVLVVLFGAPVCALLAKRIIPGLKSFSDDMVIPLATSGAVVYLAKTNKL; from the exons ATGTGCACACAAATCCATCTTTCTTCTTTCTCGTCGTCACAGGAAAACCAACCCAGCCATCTCTGCGTCGAAATGGGTCAGGTCGTCGCCAAGGCGAACCAAG GTGCCGAGCAGGCGACGCAGAAGACCGTCAAGGACGGGAAGGTTGTGCCTAAACCTAGTGAGGCCAAGGAGCTCATCAATTTTATGGGAAAAAACTACGAGACTAAAGTCCAGAGCGCAAAAACCTTCGACGAATTCTACCATGCCATTTACGAACTCATCGA AATGTTCTGTGAAGAACGGGGGCAGTTGCAGTACAAGATGCCATCGAaaaagagacttgaggatgcGTACAAG GCCGTTCACCCCAACGGTACAGCAAACCTGAGCAAGACGGACTTCATGAAGATCACCGAAAATATCATCACGATGGACAGCTTCACTTTCGGCAAGGCCGCCCTCGACGTGCTGGTGGTCCTCTTCGGTGCCCCAGTGTGCGCGCTCCTCGCCAAGAGGATCATCCCGGGCCTCAAGTCCTTCTCCGACGACATGGTCATTCCTTTGGCCACCTCTGGCGCCGTTGTGTACCTTGCCAAGACCAACAAGCTATGA